One Actinomadura viridis genomic region harbors:
- a CDS encoding YciI family protein, with translation MLLINSAAAAEAATGGKEEVCADSYGDWVAYDKSVKDAGILVDAHSLADLTTATTVRIGPAGERTITDGPFAETREILGGYYVIDVPDLDVALDWAARCPGARRGGSVVVRPVAEFED, from the coding sequence ATGCTGCTGATCAACAGTGCCGCCGCGGCCGAGGCGGCCACCGGCGGGAAAGAAGAGGTCTGCGCGGACTCCTATGGGGACTGGGTGGCCTACGACAAGTCCGTGAAGGACGCCGGGATCCTGGTCGACGCCCACTCGCTGGCCGATCTGACCACCGCCACCACGGTCCGGATCGGCCCGGCGGGGGAGCGGACGATCACCGACGGGCCGTTCGCCGAGACGCGCGAGATCCTGGGCGGCTACTACGTCATCGACGTGCCCGACCTCGACGTCGCGCTCGACTGGGCGGCCCGCTGCCCCGGCGCGCGGCGCGGCGGCTCGGTGGTGGTGCGGCCGGTGGCCGAGTTCGAGGACTGA
- the glpK gene encoding glycerol kinase GlpK: MSEFVGAVDQGTTSTRFMIFDHGGNEVARHQLEHEQILPQAGWVEHNPTEIWERTRAVIETALTKANLRHTDLAALGITNQRETAVVWDRRTGRPYYNAIVWQDTRTDRIASALEREGKGDVIRRKAGLPPATYFSGGKIQWILENVEGVREAAENGDAIFGTTDSWLLWNLTGGTDGGVHVTDVTNASRTMLMDLETLDWDDELLSFFGIPRAMLPKIRPSSDPRGYGVTRAGGPLSGEVPLTAALGDQQAATVGQVCFEPGQAKNTYGTGNFLLLNTGTELVRSSNGLLTTVCYRFGEDAPVYALEGSIAVTGSAVQWLRDQLGVISGAAQSESLARQVDDNGGVYFVPAFSGLFAPYWRSDARGAIVGLSRYNTNAHVARATLEAICYQTRDVVEAMREDSGVSLDVLKVDGGVTANELCMQIQADILGVPVSRPVVAETTALGAAYAAGLATGFWKSTAELGSNWNEDRRWTPTWDGEQREHGYAGWKKAVQRTLDWVDVS, from the coding sequence ATGAGCGAGTTCGTCGGAGCGGTCGACCAGGGTACGACCAGTACCCGGTTCATGATCTTCGACCATGGCGGCAACGAGGTCGCCCGCCACCAGCTGGAGCACGAGCAGATCCTGCCTCAGGCGGGGTGGGTCGAGCACAACCCCACCGAGATCTGGGAACGCACCCGCGCCGTCATCGAGACCGCGCTCACCAAGGCGAACCTGCGCCACACCGACCTGGCCGCGCTGGGCATCACCAACCAGCGGGAGACGGCGGTGGTGTGGGACCGCCGTACGGGCCGCCCCTACTACAACGCGATCGTGTGGCAGGACACCCGCACCGACCGGATCGCCTCCGCGCTGGAACGGGAGGGCAAGGGCGACGTCATCCGCCGCAAGGCGGGCCTGCCGCCGGCCACCTACTTCTCCGGCGGCAAGATCCAGTGGATCCTGGAGAACGTCGAGGGGGTCCGCGAGGCCGCCGAGAACGGCGACGCGATCTTCGGTACGACCGACAGCTGGCTGCTGTGGAACCTCACCGGCGGGACCGACGGCGGCGTGCACGTCACCGACGTCACCAACGCCAGCCGCACCATGCTGATGGACCTGGAGACCCTCGACTGGGACGACGAGCTGCTGTCGTTCTTCGGCATCCCGCGCGCCATGCTCCCGAAGATCCGTCCCTCCTCGGACCCGCGCGGCTACGGCGTCACCCGCGCCGGCGGCCCGCTGAGCGGGGAGGTGCCGCTGACCGCCGCGCTGGGCGACCAGCAGGCGGCCACGGTCGGGCAGGTCTGCTTCGAGCCCGGCCAGGCCAAGAACACCTACGGCACGGGCAACTTCCTTCTCCTCAACACCGGCACCGAACTGGTCCGCTCCTCCAACGGCCTCCTCACCACCGTCTGCTACCGCTTCGGCGAGGACGCCCCCGTGTACGCGCTGGAGGGGTCGATCGCGGTGACGGGCTCGGCGGTGCAGTGGCTGCGCGACCAGCTGGGCGTCATCTCCGGCGCCGCGCAGAGCGAGTCGCTGGCCCGGCAGGTGGACGACAACGGCGGCGTGTACTTCGTCCCGGCCTTCTCCGGCCTGTTCGCCCCGTACTGGCGCAGCGACGCCCGCGGCGCCATCGTCGGCCTGTCCCGCTACAACACCAACGCCCACGTCGCCCGCGCGACGCTCGAAGCCATCTGCTACCAGACCCGCGACGTCGTCGAGGCGATGCGCGAGGACTCCGGCGTCTCCCTGGACGTGCTCAAGGTCGACGGCGGCGTCACCGCCAACGAACTGTGCATGCAGATCCAGGCCGACATCCTCGGCGTCCCCGTGTCACGGCCGGTGGTCGCCGAGACCACCGCGCTGGGCGCCGCCTACGCCGCCGGCCTGGCCACCGGCTTCTGGAAGTCCACCGCCGAACTCGGCAGCAACTGGAACGAGGACCGGCGCTGGACGCCCACCTGGGACGGCGAGCAGCGCGAGCACGGCTACGCCGGCTGGAAGAAGGCCGTCCAGCGCACCCTCGACTGGGTCGACGTCAGCTGA
- a CDS encoding TetR/AcrR family transcriptional regulator, which yields MTSSRAELIADASLSLLVERGMRGLTHRAVDEAAGLPPGSTSNLARTRAALLELTLVRLTELERGRLRGVGVPEGEPFPGAEVGPPREWLAEVVARVLHGQLTVDRRWTLARFELALEATRRPELRVIYDRSGRGFREMVVELMVAAGSADPVRHARVLLSFAEGVLFHALAGAGEEPGLEELRTWAGEVLEGLLA from the coding sequence GTGACGTCATCGCGTGCCGAGCTGATCGCCGACGCCTCCCTGTCGTTGCTGGTGGAGCGGGGCATGCGGGGGCTGACCCATCGGGCGGTGGACGAGGCGGCGGGGTTGCCGCCGGGCTCGACCTCCAATCTGGCCCGTACCCGCGCGGCGCTGCTGGAACTGACCTTGGTGCGGTTGACGGAGCTGGAGCGGGGCCGGTTGCGGGGGGTGGGGGTGCCGGAGGGGGAGCCGTTCCCGGGCGCGGAGGTGGGCCCGCCGCGGGAGTGGCTGGCCGAGGTGGTGGCACGGGTGCTGCACGGGCAGCTGACGGTGGACCGGCGGTGGACTCTGGCGCGGTTCGAGCTGGCGTTGGAGGCCACCCGCCGTCCGGAGCTGCGCGTGATCTATGACCGGAGCGGGCGGGGTTTCCGGGAGATGGTCGTGGAGCTGATGGTCGCGGCGGGGTCGGCCGATCCGGTGCGGCATGCGCGGGTGCTGCTGTCGTTCGCGGAGGGCGTGTTGTTCCACGCGCTGGCGGGCGCGGGTGAGGAGCCCGGTCTGGAGGAGTTGCGCACCTGGGCGGGAGAGGTGCTGGAGGGCTTGCTCGCCTAG
- a CDS encoding glycerol-3-phosphate dehydrogenase/oxidase, translating into MKSVPLGPQHRQAALRRLADTEFDVLVVGGGIVGAGTALDATARGLTVALVEARDWAAGTSSRSSKLVHGGLRYLEQRDFGLVREALRERALLLTRLAPHLVRPVPFLYPLRHRMWERCYVGAGVTLYDSMGGARVMPRHRQLTRGAALREAPGLRADALVGAIQYYDAQVDDARYTMTVARTAAHYGACVATRVEATGFLREGQRVTGASVRDAETGETIAVRARRVVNATGVWTDGAGRMAGTRTPFSVRASKGVHLLVRRDRILLNTGLIARTAKSVLFVIPWGRHWIIGTTDTPWDRGPDGPAPDAADVDYLLDQVNALVRVPLTREDVEGVYAGLRPLLSGEADDTTRLSREHTVAEPVPGLIVVTGGKFTTYRVMAQDAVDAAVEGLDASVPESVTARLPILGAVGYEVLWNERRRLAADSGLHVARVEHLLDRYGSCVHELLALIAQDPSLGEPVPGAPDYLRAEAVYAVTHEGALHLEDVLARRTRITMEERDGGRAACAHVGELIAPLLGWDAADLAGEIDRYLRYLQAERGEDDLEAGDPAACPAPA; encoded by the coding sequence GTGAAATCGGTACCCCTGGGACCGCAACACCGCCAGGCCGCCCTGCGGCGGCTGGCCGACACCGAGTTCGACGTGCTGGTGGTCGGCGGAGGCATCGTCGGCGCCGGGACCGCCCTGGACGCCACGGCCCGCGGCCTGACGGTGGCGCTGGTCGAGGCCCGCGACTGGGCGGCGGGCACCTCCAGCCGCTCCAGCAAGCTCGTCCACGGCGGCCTGCGCTACCTGGAGCAGCGCGACTTCGGGCTGGTCCGCGAGGCGCTGCGCGAGCGCGCGCTGCTGCTGACCCGGCTCGCCCCGCACCTGGTACGCCCCGTCCCCTTCCTCTACCCGCTGCGGCACCGCATGTGGGAACGCTGCTACGTCGGCGCCGGCGTCACCCTCTACGACTCCATGGGCGGCGCCCGGGTGATGCCCCGGCACCGCCAGCTCACCAGGGGAGCGGCGCTGCGCGAGGCCCCCGGGCTGCGCGCCGACGCCCTGGTCGGCGCCATCCAGTACTACGACGCGCAGGTGGACGACGCCCGCTACACGATGACGGTCGCCCGTACCGCCGCGCACTACGGCGCCTGCGTGGCGACCCGGGTGGAGGCGACCGGCTTCCTGCGCGAGGGCCAGCGGGTGACCGGGGCGTCGGTGCGCGACGCCGAGACCGGCGAGACGATCGCGGTACGGGCCCGCCGGGTCGTCAACGCCACCGGCGTGTGGACCGACGGCGCGGGCCGGATGGCCGGCACCCGCACCCCCTTCAGCGTCCGCGCGTCCAAGGGCGTGCACCTGCTGGTGCGCCGGGACCGGATCCTGCTCAACACCGGGCTGATCGCCCGGACCGCCAAGAGCGTCCTGTTCGTGATCCCGTGGGGCCGGCACTGGATCATCGGCACCACCGACACCCCCTGGGACCGCGGCCCCGACGGCCCGGCCCCCGACGCGGCCGACGTCGACTACCTGCTCGACCAGGTCAACGCGCTGGTACGGGTCCCCCTGACCCGCGAGGACGTGGAGGGCGTCTACGCGGGCCTGCGCCCCCTGCTGTCGGGCGAGGCCGACGACACCACGCGGCTGTCGCGCGAGCACACCGTCGCCGAACCCGTCCCGGGCCTGATCGTGGTGACCGGCGGCAAGTTCACCACCTACCGGGTGATGGCCCAGGACGCCGTGGACGCGGCCGTCGAGGGCCTGGACGCGTCCGTCCCCGAGTCGGTCACCGCGCGCCTGCCGATCCTGGGCGCGGTCGGCTACGAGGTCCTGTGGAACGAGCGGCGCCGCCTGGCCGCCGACTCCGGCCTCCACGTCGCCCGCGTCGAGCACCTGCTCGACCGCTACGGGTCGTGCGTCCACGAACTGCTGGCCCTCATCGCCCAGGACCCGTCCCTGGGCGAGCCCGTCCCGGGCGCCCCCGACTACCTGCGCGCCGAGGCGGTGTACGCCGTCACCCACGAGGGCGCCCTGCACCTGGAGGACGTGCTGGCGCGCCGCACGCGGATCACGATGGAGGAACGCGACGGGGGCCGGGCCGCCTGCGCCCACGTGGGCGAGCTGATCGCGCCGCTGCTGGGCTGGGACGCCGCCGACCTGGCCGGCGAGATCGACCGGTACCTGCGCTACCTCCAGGCCGAACGCGGCGAGGACGACCTGGAGGCCGGAGACCCCGCCGCCTGCCCGGCCCCCGCCTGA
- a CDS encoding MFS transporter: MPSGVLSPVIAAAPASLAPEPPADPSGHRLIVTVVAIQFASCMGFFAVMAHLVAHLRHDLGLLAGTVGLILGVRVGLQFALLLPVGAVTDLLGARRTGAAACALRALGFVLLGAAEGVGALLCAAVVLAAGGALYNPAAQSLLAGVSPALRSRGFAAYVVAQHSATVLGPPLGLALLSLGPGFPVLTGTAAALWTVGGVLFLLLPHPAQEPAAARFRHVFAGVGMVLRDRRFLLFALMTAPTTLLANHIMTAVPLLGFTSGAATLCFCVLAAVAAAAQPFVAAGRRGERPWVLRLGLLCAAAAFFVLAPLDGTQTGPLMLAAVLNGVANGLIQPAIFQRAARHAPAERFGSYYGVLAFCAGMFSFAGELMVGRLFDLGPAAATAALIGVGAFAVAAAAGTRGP; encoded by the coding sequence ATGCCGTCTGGTGTGCTCTCACCCGTGATCGCCGCCGCCCCCGCCTCCCTCGCGCCCGAGCCGCCCGCCGACCCGTCCGGCCACCGGCTGATCGTGACGGTGGTCGCGATCCAGTTCGCCTCCTGCATGGGCTTCTTCGCGGTGATGGCGCACCTGGTCGCCCACCTCCGGCACGACCTGGGCCTGCTGGCCGGCACGGTCGGCCTGATCCTCGGGGTACGGGTCGGCCTGCAGTTCGCGCTCCTGCTGCCGGTCGGCGCGGTCACCGACCTGCTCGGCGCGCGCCGGACCGGGGCGGCCGCCTGCGCGCTGCGCGCCCTGGGGTTCGTCCTGCTCGGAGCCGCCGAAGGCGTGGGCGCGCTGCTGTGCGCGGCCGTCGTCCTCGCCGCGGGCGGCGCGCTCTACAACCCCGCGGCCCAGAGCCTGCTGGCCGGCGTCTCCCCCGCCCTCCGGTCCCGCGGCTTCGCCGCCTATGTCGTCGCCCAGCACAGCGCCACGGTCCTGGGCCCGCCCCTCGGGCTCGCCCTCCTTTCCCTTGGCCCCGGGTTCCCGGTCCTGACAGGAACGGCCGCCGCCTTGTGGACGGTCGGCGGCGTCCTGTTCCTCCTCCTGCCCCACCCCGCGCAGGAACCGGCAGCGGCGCGCTTCCGCCACGTCTTCGCGGGGGTGGGGATGGTGCTCAGAGACCGGAGGTTCCTGCTCTTCGCACTGATGACAGCTCCCACGACGCTGCTCGCCAACCACATCATGACCGCCGTACCGCTCCTTGGTTTCACCTCCGGCGCGGCCACCCTCTGCTTCTGCGTCCTGGCCGCGGTCGCCGCGGCCGCCCAGCCCTTCGTCGCCGCCGGCCGGCGAGGCGAGCGCCCGTGGGTGCTGCGCCTCGGCCTGCTGTGCGCGGCGGCGGCGTTCTTCGTCCTCGCTCCGCTGGACGGCACGCAGACGGGCCCGCTGATGCTCGCGGCCGTCCTCAACGGCGTCGCGAACGGGCTGATCCAGCCGGCGATCTTCCAGCGCGCCGCCCGCCACGCACCGGCCGAGCGCTTCGGCTCGTACTACGGCGTGCTGGCGTTCTGCGCCGGGATGTTCTCCTTCGCCGGAGAACTGATGGTCGGTCGGCTCTTCGACCTGGGCCCGGCGGCCGCGACCGCGGCGCTGATCGGGGTCGGCGCGTTCGCGGTCGCGGCCGCGGCCGGCACGCGGGGGCCGTGA
- a CDS encoding SDR family NAD(P)-dependent oxidoreductase: protein MGERATHQRIALVTGANKGIGRAAAELLAGQGMTVLIGARDPRRGEQAAAALRAAGGAAHAVDLDVTDQATAREAAGWIGARFGHLDVLVNNAGITGSGQVSPEDAHDQVPGSVDLDMVRTVFETNVFGVIAVTNAMLPLLRRSPAPRIVNVSSHAASLSLTSDPEGPFRGLLPSAAYTPSKSALNALTVQYANELRKDGILVNAVAPGYVDTDSNDHSGHLTPAQGAAVVVRLAMLGADGPTGGFFGEDGVVPW, encoded by the coding sequence ATGGGCGAGAGGGCCACACACCAGAGGATCGCGCTGGTCACCGGGGCGAACAAGGGGATCGGGCGTGCGGCTGCCGAGCTGCTCGCCGGGCAGGGCATGACGGTCCTGATCGGGGCCAGAGACCCGAGGCGCGGTGAACAGGCCGCCGCGGCGCTGCGCGCGGCGGGCGGTGCCGCGCACGCGGTCGATCTGGACGTCACCGACCAGGCGACCGCCCGGGAGGCCGCGGGGTGGATCGGGGCGCGCTTCGGCCACCTCGACGTACTGGTCAACAACGCCGGCATCACCGGTTCCGGGCAGGTCTCGCCCGAAGACGCCCACGATCAGGTCCCCGGTTCGGTCGACCTGGACATGGTCCGGACGGTGTTCGAGACCAACGTCTTCGGGGTGATCGCGGTGACCAACGCGATGCTGCCGCTGCTGCGGCGGTCACCGGCGCCGCGCATCGTCAACGTCAGCAGCCACGCCGCGTCGCTCAGCCTCACCAGCGACCCCGAGGGGCCCTTCCGAGGGTTGCTGCCCTCGGCCGCGTACACGCCCTCCAAGTCCGCGCTGAACGCGCTGACCGTGCAGTACGCCAACGAGCTGCGGAAGGACGGCATCCTCGTCAACGCCGTCGCACCCGGCTACGTCGACACCGACAGCAACGACCACAGCGGGCACCTCACCCCCGCGCAGGGCGCCGCGGTCGTGGTGCGCCTGGCCATGCTCGGCGCCGACGGGCCGACCGGAGGGTTCTTCGGCGAGGACGGCGTGGTGCCCTGGTGA
- a CDS encoding AAA family ATPase, translated as MDEAAGELVVLSGPPGTGKTTVARIMADEVFPSVHLHTDDFWGYIRRGAILPYLPEARRQNEVVIGVLAEAACGYAGGGFHVVVDGVVGPWFVDRFTEAAGGRGLELHYVVLRADEATTLERGMARGEGELTDPEALRGMYAQFADLGRLEAHVLETGALDVAETVAAVREGVAAGRFRLGG; from the coding sequence ATGGACGAGGCCGCGGGGGAACTCGTAGTGCTGAGCGGGCCTCCGGGGACGGGCAAGACGACGGTGGCGCGGATCATGGCCGACGAGGTCTTCCCGAGCGTGCACCTGCACACCGATGACTTCTGGGGTTACATCCGCCGGGGTGCGATCCTGCCGTACCTGCCGGAGGCCAGGCGGCAGAACGAGGTGGTGATCGGCGTTCTGGCGGAAGCGGCCTGCGGGTACGCGGGCGGCGGGTTCCATGTGGTGGTGGACGGTGTGGTGGGGCCGTGGTTCGTGGACCGGTTCACCGAGGCCGCCGGTGGGCGAGGTCTCGAACTGCACTACGTGGTGCTCCGCGCCGACGAGGCGACCACGCTGGAGCGGGGGATGGCTCGTGGTGAGGGTGAGCTGACCGATCCGGAGGCGTTGCGGGGGATGTACGCGCAGTTCGCCGATCTGGGACGGCTGGAGGCGCACGTGCTGGAGACCGGTGCGCTGGACGTGGCGGAGACGGTGGCCGCCGTACGGGAGGGGGTGGCCGCGGGGCGGTTCCGGCTGGGGGGCTGA
- a CDS encoding FAD-dependent oxidoreductase, with translation MAHAIVIGAGIGGLTTAAALQHKGWTVTVYERAPALEAVGAGIAMAPNALRALETIGAAEPIRQRGAFQGDGGVRRPNGTWLSRTNAQTAATRFGDPTVVLLRSTTIDVLAGLLTPGTLHLGVTVTGISPDEGTVTTDHGTDQADLIVGADGIQSPTRAALFPDHPGPRYSGATAWRLTTPSPHAATGHASETWGPGTVFGVMPMSEGQIYCYATAPAPPGEHGTPEEEKARLQELFGTWHDPIPELLDAVTPDRILRNDIHHLPRPLPAFHRGRTALVGDAAHPMTPNLGQGACQAAEDAVVLAHEVTDGDGLPAYTRARLPRTTQVMRRSHTIGRLAGISATIPRAGRDSLLWLAGHMGPGVVLRQGDFLFAWQPPART, from the coding sequence ATGGCACACGCCATCGTCATCGGCGCGGGCATCGGCGGACTCACCACCGCCGCCGCCCTCCAGCACAAGGGCTGGACCGTCACCGTCTACGAACGCGCCCCCGCCCTCGAAGCCGTCGGCGCCGGCATCGCCATGGCCCCCAACGCACTGCGCGCCCTCGAAACCATCGGCGCCGCCGAACCCATACGCCAACGCGGCGCGTTCCAGGGAGACGGCGGCGTCCGCCGCCCCAACGGCACCTGGCTCAGCCGCACCAACGCCCAAACCGCCGCCACCCGCTTCGGCGACCCCACCGTCGTCCTGCTGCGCAGCACCACCATCGACGTCCTCGCCGGCCTCCTGACCCCCGGCACCCTCCACCTCGGCGTCACCGTCACCGGCATCTCCCCCGACGAGGGCACCGTCACCACCGACCACGGCACCGACCAGGCCGACCTCATCGTCGGCGCCGACGGAATCCAGTCCCCCACCCGGGCCGCCCTCTTCCCCGACCACCCCGGCCCCCGCTACTCCGGCGCCACCGCCTGGCGACTGACCACCCCCAGCCCCCACGCCGCCACCGGCCACGCGTCGGAGACCTGGGGCCCCGGCACCGTCTTCGGCGTCATGCCGATGAGCGAAGGGCAGATCTACTGCTACGCCACCGCGCCCGCACCGCCCGGTGAACACGGCACCCCCGAGGAGGAGAAGGCCCGGCTACAGGAACTGTTCGGAACCTGGCACGACCCCATCCCCGAACTCCTGGACGCCGTCACCCCCGACAGGATCCTCCGCAACGACATCCACCACCTGCCACGCCCACTCCCGGCCTTCCACCGCGGCCGCACCGCCCTCGTCGGCGACGCCGCCCACCCCATGACCCCCAACCTCGGCCAGGGCGCATGCCAGGCAGCCGAAGACGCCGTCGTCCTGGCCCACGAGGTCACCGACGGCGACGGCCTGCCCGCCTACACCCGCGCCAGGCTCCCCCGCACCACCCAGGTCATGCGGCGCTCCCACACGATCGGCCGCCTCGCCGGCATCAGCGCGACGATCCCCCGCGCCGGCCGAGACTCCCTCCTGTGGCTGGCCGGGCACATGGGCCCCGGCGTGGTACTGCGCCAAGGAGACTTCCTCTTCGCCTGGCAACCCCCGGCCCGCACCTGA
- a CDS encoding RNA polymerase sigma-70 factor encodes MTRVEEFQELRPLLFSIAYRLLGSVSEAEDAVQETWLRYEAAPTAPASAKAFLAAVVTRISIDVLRSARVRREAYVGPWLPEPLLTDPYQDPERSAELADSLSMAALLLLERLSPLERAVFVLREVFGFGFPEVASAVGRSEAACRQLVVRARRHMEAGRPRFETDRDERDELAGRFLGAFRDGDLDGLVELLAADVQMIGDGGGKAPQWADRFVGAENVAGVLAMLVPLFARIAATVEQHQVNGRPGAIFRDRDGSVLNIWAFEIVDGRIQMIRSVNNPDKLGHMGPVADARAALREASQARRSTHGLLKGATAPQNQGTGTAGHPRRANRPGRGVVGHVR; translated from the coding sequence GTGACCCGGGTCGAGGAGTTCCAGGAACTTCGGCCGCTGCTGTTCTCGATCGCCTACCGGCTCCTGGGCAGCGTGAGCGAAGCCGAGGACGCGGTCCAGGAGACCTGGCTGCGTTATGAGGCCGCCCCCACGGCGCCCGCCTCGGCCAAGGCGTTCCTGGCGGCCGTGGTGACCCGGATATCGATCGACGTGCTGCGGTCGGCTCGCGTCCGGAGGGAGGCGTACGTCGGGCCGTGGTTGCCCGAGCCGCTGCTGACCGACCCGTACCAGGATCCTGAGCGTTCGGCGGAGCTGGCCGATTCGCTGTCGATGGCGGCGCTGCTGCTGCTTGAGCGGCTCAGCCCGCTCGAACGCGCCGTATTCGTGCTGCGAGAGGTGTTCGGGTTCGGGTTCCCCGAGGTCGCGTCGGCGGTGGGGCGGTCGGAGGCGGCGTGCCGCCAGCTCGTGGTGCGGGCGCGCCGCCATATGGAAGCGGGCCGGCCCCGGTTCGAGACCGACCGCGATGAGCGCGACGAGCTCGCCGGGAGATTTCTCGGCGCCTTCCGGGACGGGGATCTCGACGGGCTGGTGGAGCTGCTGGCCGCCGACGTCCAGATGATCGGGGACGGTGGCGGCAAGGCCCCGCAATGGGCCGATCGTTTCGTCGGTGCCGAGAACGTGGCCGGGGTGCTCGCCATGCTCGTCCCGCTGTTCGCCCGCATCGCGGCGACGGTGGAGCAGCATCAGGTGAACGGCCGGCCGGGTGCGATCTTCCGCGACCGGGACGGCAGTGTGCTCAACATCTGGGCGTTCGAGATCGTCGACGGGCGGATCCAGATGATCCGTTCGGTGAACAACCCCGACAAGCTCGGGCACATGGGTCCCGTGGCGGATGCCCGGGCGGCCCTCCGGGAGGCGAGCCAGGCTCGCCGGTCCACGCACGGGTTGCTCAAGGGGGCGACTGCGCCTCAGAACCAGGGGACCGGTACGGCCGGGCATCCCCGGCGCGCAAACCGTCCCGGGCGGGGAGTGGTCGGGCATGTGAGGTGA
- a CDS encoding NAD(P)H-binding protein codes for MRVFVAGGSGVVGRRLVPQLVARGHQVTATTTNAARLDSLERLGAEGVVMDGLEAACAGARRPMRVPAWLARPLAGDVAVVMMTEGRGFSNAKAKAELGWRLRHPSWRQGFREELA; via the coding sequence ATGCGGGTGTTCGTCGCAGGCGGGTCCGGGGTGGTGGGCCGGCGGTTGGTGCCGCAGCTGGTGGCACGGGGGCACCAGGTGACGGCGACGACGACGAACGCGGCCAGGCTGGACTCGTTGGAGCGACTGGGCGCGGAGGGCGTCGTGATGGACGGGCTGGAGGCGGCGTGCGCGGGTGCGAGGCGGCCCATGCGCGTCCCCGCCTGGCTGGCCCGGCCGCTCGCCGGAGACGTGGCGGTGGTGATGATGACCGAGGGACGCGGCTTCTCCAACGCCAAGGCCAAGGCCGAGCTCGGCTGGCGGTTGCGCCACCCCTCGTGGCGGCAGGGTTTCCGGGAGGAGCTGGCGTGA
- a CDS encoding alpha/beta hydrolase, with product MGRDPDYLAFMRRRLASAPPAGPRSVGRLRREHAADLAPLPRPAVEVVRDLALDGPAGPLRARLYRPRSAAPLPALVYFHGGGWILGDVESYDPVVRALAVASGLAWVSVDYRRPPEAPFPAPLDDAAAAVPQVAARARDLGLDAERIGVAGDSAGGQLAASAALHLRGGGDALAAQVLLYPAVDLREVPPAPPDPDGLEFGPSGLDRIVRLYLAGTDPALPEVSPLTAPDLSGLPPAVIATAEYDRLRPQAERYAERLRSAGVRTVLIGGTGLDHGFLGWGSFARRPAEAVARIGAAVRDVLLPA from the coding sequence ATGGGCCGCGACCCCGACTACCTGGCCTTCATGCGACGGCGGCTGGCCTCGGCCCCTCCCGCCGGCCCCCGTTCGGTCGGCCGGCTCCGCCGCGAGCACGCCGCGGATCTGGCCCCGCTCCCCCGCCCCGCCGTCGAGGTGGTGCGGGACCTCGCCCTCGACGGCCCCGCCGGTCCCCTGCGGGCGCGCCTGTACCGGCCGCGGTCCGCCGCTCCCCTGCCAGCGCTGGTGTACTTCCACGGCGGCGGCTGGATCCTCGGTGACGTGGAGAGCTACGACCCGGTCGTACGCGCTCTGGCGGTGGCCAGCGGCCTGGCCTGGGTGTCGGTGGACTACCGGCGCCCGCCCGAGGCGCCCTTTCCCGCCCCGCTGGACGACGCTGCCGCCGCCGTTCCGCAGGTCGCCGCGCGGGCCCGGGACCTGGGGCTGGACGCGGAGCGCATCGGGGTGGCCGGTGACAGCGCGGGCGGTCAGCTCGCCGCGTCGGCCGCCCTGCACCTGCGCGGCGGCGGTGACGCTCTGGCGGCACAGGTGCTGCTCTACCCGGCCGTGGACCTGCGGGAGGTGCCACCGGCCCCGCCCGACCCCGACGGGCTCGAGTTCGGGCCGTCCGGTCTCGACCGGATCGTCCGGCTCTACCTCGCCGGGACCGACCCGGCCCTGCCCGAGGTGTCCCCGCTGACGGCGCCCGACCTGTCCGGGCTCCCGCCGGCGGTCATCGCGACCGCCGAGTACGACAGGCTGCGCCCGCAGGCCGAGCGGTACGCGGAGCGGCTGCGTTCGGCCGGCGTCCGCACCGTCCTGATCGGCGGCACCGGCCTGGACCACGGGTTCCTGGGCTGGGGGTCGTTCGCCCGGCGCCCCGCCGAGGCCGTCGCCCGCATCGGCGCGGCCGTCCGGGACGTCCTGCTCCCGGCCTGA